Proteins from one Papaver somniferum cultivar HN1 unplaced genomic scaffold, ASM357369v1 unplaced-scaffold_158, whole genome shotgun sequence genomic window:
- the LOC113337264 gene encoding F-box protein At3g62430-like, with the protein MFVDMVFLLRKDIDIQRFKIRWDNSVYDDSVIVHVNRWSLIAAVKHNVQEIMIAITHCRNLAYEIPYHILNCKSLRKLEMQVFSNASYVEMILPRSMNLPQLKLLSFTGVSISNAEASKRLFSSCPVLETLRLVDCDVQTDDQKNLIVDSLSLKEFEYSHRRKYLLRDNDTMANIIRLCAPNLEVFTCKSFLRQDYSLENSFPLSRVNFNMKLKAKKEDENAEAYSNLQSTEKEVHGKRMMQFLRAVYLVTGMRLSSPGFLEVFSRAPDSLDCQPPRLCNLKYLTLEMWCTRSCLRAIAYLLKISPHITQLLLKNKESNLADVGDGWEAGLSSPGMLSHLELVGIIEVEGCDNELKFLRFLLKNAMALKTVVLYPRSTVASPDRVRKQFLVKLRASPRASSCIIVHWEAANSTHLI; encoded by the exons ATGTTTGTAGACATGGTATTCCTTCTTCGCAAAGACATTGACATCCAGAGGTTTAAGATACGTTGGGATAACTCTGTGTATGATGATTCAGTGATAGTGCATGTTAATAGATGGAGCCTTATTGCTGCCGTTAAGCACAATGTTCAAGAAATAATGATAGCAATCACTCACTGTCGTAATTTGGCATATGAAATTCCATACCATATCCTGAATTGCAAATCACTGAGAAAGTTGGAAATGCAAGTGTTTAGTAATGCCAGTTATGTAGAGATGATTCTACCAAGATCAATGAATTTACCTCAGCTTAAACTACTGTCCTTCACTGGTGTCTCAATCTCCAATGCAGAAGCATCTAAAAGACTCTTTTCTAGTTGTCCAGTTCTTGAAACGTTACGCTTAGTTGATTGTGATGTACAAACTGATGATCAGAAGAATTTGATTGTTGATTCCCTCAGCCTTAAGGAGTTTGAATATAGCCATCGTCGTAAATATCTTTTACGCGATAATGATACAATGGCTAACATTATCAGGTTATGTGCTCCAAATCTGGAAGTCTTCACTTGCAAATCTTTCTTGAGACAAGATTATTCTCTAGAAAACTCTTTTCCACTATCCAGGGTAAATTTTAACATGAAACTCAAAGCAAAAAAAGAAGATGAGAATGCAGAAGCGTATTCAAATCTGCAGTCAACGGAAAAAGAAGTTCATGGTAAACGTATGATGCAATTTCTAAGAGCGGTTTATTTGGTGACAGGAATGAGGTTATCATCACCTGGTTTCCTTGAG gTTTTCTCACGAGCACCCGACTCATTAGACTGTCAACCACCTCGCTTATGTAATCTGAAGTATTTGACATTGGAAATGTGGTGTACAAGAAGTTGTTTGCGTGCTATAGCATATTTACTCAAGATATCTCCTCATATAACTCAATTATTGCTTAAAAACAAGGAG TCAAATCTAGCGGACGTTGGAGATGGTTGGGAAGCAGGATTGTCATCGCCGGGAATGTTGTCTCACCTTGAGCTTGTCGGGATTATTGAAGTTGAAGGATGTGATAATGAACTCAAATTTCTCAGGTTTTTGTTGAAAAATGCGATGGCCCTGAAGACTGTGGTACTGTATCCTCGTTCTACTGTTGCATCTCCCGATAGAGTGAGAAAGCAATTTCTGGTTaagctaagagcatctccaagagcTTCTTCATGCATCATAGTGCACTGGGAAGCAGCAAATAGTACGCACCTCATATGA